The Aedes albopictus strain Foshan chromosome 2, AalbF5, whole genome shotgun sequence region caagtaaaaattcagcgcctcatgtgaaaatctttttgtttacatatgttagatacggtgtttggtaaggCTTGAATGATTTACGTGTTCAGGTAAATGATGGATATAGGCTGGTGATCactgcgatggcacaaatttctcaaattgagggaacgtgcctctagagccgacctactgatatgtACTGTGGTATTCGGTATTGACTAAATTGTACGCATTCTAAAAATCATAATCATATTAGGTATAAAGACTATTGTGGTCTAAGTTTCTCTGGAGGATCATTCGCAAATAACACATCTGGATAGAAACGTCAATACATTTGAAAATGGAAAACGAATTTTATTTCAATAAAAAGTCACAATCGTAAAAATGGCAGTCACTATATCAACTTAATATTAAATAAgtttaaaaatgaaaataattgagattctttaaccctttggagccggaggggtcatatatgaccccggcgatgaaaccgagcataacaaacgtgttcgacgccagcgaggttgcgtcgacagcggcgaaacaaatcggctccaaaaggttaaacgaATGATTCACTTCTTGGCCTTGCGTTTCCTCAACAGAGCTGGGAAGACTCCTTTCTGCCAGAACTCGTACGATTCGTCCATCACCTTATCCACATACTCCTTGTCGTAGTCGATCCAAACCTTGGTCACGTTTCTGGTTTTCTCGAAATCAAGCGCAGCCACTCCGAGCAGCGCTTTCGTCCTGCGGGTCATGTGCATCTGGAGCTGAATCTGGGCAAAGTACTTTTTGGACAGTTTGTTGACGTCGATGTAGCACGCGTACGTATTGGGGGTGTAAGGACACTTGATCTCCAGCACGAAATCATCGGCCAATCCGTCTGGCGAAGCACCCATCCAGGGGAACTCCGGATCCAGCACCAGTCCGGTGTTCCTGAGGGAACGGTACTCTTTCTGCAGAACGGCGAACACGTGGCCTTCCAAATCGGTTCCTCTTTTCATGGCGAACGAGAAGCCGGAGCTGATACCCATGATTTTACCGGTGAGCGATCCATTCAGCATGGTACATCGAGAGGCCTCGTGCATACGCGATGCAGTGACTCTGCCTTTACGCAACTCGTGCCACAAATCGGTGTCGGCCTGCTCCACGGTTAGAATCTGCGCCTTTCCGCAGTTTTCCTCCACCATTCGTTTTCCGCAAAATTGGAGGAACTCGTGGGGATCGTTACCGGAATATTCCCGAATCAGATTAAAGAGTGACAGCTTCATAGCCGACTCCATTTCCATCGGGGACACGGTAACCGCTTCCTTTTTAAGTTTTGGCAATGGGGGAAGTTCAACCTTGGGCGGGGCGGTGTCCAAGTTTACCGGTTGAAGCACGCTGGCACCGTTGCGTTCTCGTTTGATCTTCTTGGGTTCGTTTTCCTCCATGTTTTCAATTTCTTGGATAACTTGCTGCTGCTTCTGGTGCAACCAGATCAAATACGAGTAAATTTTAGTGCATTTCACTAAAAGattttcaacagaaaaaaaacttgattATTTCAATGTTTGAGGCTCGACTTTTTCACCTTCGCTTAGGACTTAGCCCGTCAAATCTCAAGGTCCCCATAATTAAATTCTACCAAAAAAGTAGCAATCTATCTATATAATCCAATCAATTAATTATAGGAGCGagcccctggataaattctgatAGAAATCCTAGGAAACTTCTCGAAAGAATACTTAGATGAATATCAAGCGGAACCCAgaataaattttagaaagaatacttggaggaatccattcCAGAATCGGGGCTAGATtacggaaggaatccctaaaacgaatactaggaggaatagtAATGCT contains the following coding sequences:
- the LOC115253784 gene encoding uncharacterized protein LOC115253784, giving the protein MQQLSTIPKLEPETIEVFIKENGFTNESDNGKASRRTRSSLKKIVDNVVVENLKIETSTKKVSVQGCLKEAAAAAAGISKSKKRLETKATTTILEVHTIRAEFHEVVGEITTVQCAECDRTKVKCTKIYSYLIWLHQKQQQVIQEIENMEENEPKKIKRERNGASVLQPVNLDTAPPKVELPPLPKLKKEAVTVSPMEMESAMKLSLFNLIREYSGNDPHEFLQFCGKRMVEENCGKAQILTVEQADTDLWHELRKGRVTASRMHEASRCTMLNGSLTGKIMGISSGFSFAMKRGTDLEGHVFAVLQKEYRSLRNTGLVLDPEFPWMGASPDGLADDFVLEIKCPYTPNTYACYIDVNKLSKKYFAQIQLQMHMTRRTKALLGVAALDFEKTRNVTKVWIDYDKEYVDKVMDESYEFWQKGVFPALLRKRKAKK